One stretch of Anolis carolinensis isolate JA03-04 chromosome 3, rAnoCar3.1.pri, whole genome shotgun sequence DNA includes these proteins:
- the LOC103282700 gene encoding lysosomal acid lipase/cholesteryl ester hydrolase, which produces MSVTGASCKRQKGKRKTQEQCLLERIITLGGFYTSEEPEIKYTVNPECFLNVTEIIQYHGYPSEEHHVETEDGYILTVIRIPHGRHNGSRPTIFLLHAVLGDASHWVSNPPQNSLGFILADAGYDVWLGNSRGNTYSLNHNNLNPKEQKFWEFSFHEMGYYDIPAVINFILKKTAQEQLYFIGHSEGSTAGFIAFSTWPKLAEKVKVFFALAPPIIVSFATTPVTILARFSETTFHMIFGNKGFFQYPTFLRKPFTTLCVYHPRLCASVLFFVAGYNAPNLNMSQLDIYTAHSPAGTSVQHVLHWCQLWVLT; this is translated from the exons ATGTCGGTTACCGGAGCCAGCTGCAAGAGgcaaaagggaaagagaaagacacaggag CAATGTTTGTTGGAAAGAATTATCACTTTAGGAGGATTCTACACTTCTGAAGAACCTGAAATCAAATATACTGTGAATCCAGAGtgctttttaaatgtt ACTGAGATTATCCAATATCACGGATACCCAAGTGAAGAACATCATGTGGAGACAGAAGATGGATACATCCTTACAGTCATCCGAATACCTCATGGAAGACATAATG gtTCACGGCCTACCATATTTTTACTACATGCTGTGCTTGGAGATGCTTCTCATTGGGTTTCAAACCCACCTCAAAATAGTTTGGGTTTCATCTTAGCAGATGCCGGCTATGATGTCTGGCTTGGGAATAGTAGAGGAAACACCTATTCTTTAAACCATAATAACCTGAATCCCAAGGAACAGAAGTTCTGGGAATTTAG TTTTCATGAGATGGGATACTATGACATTCCTGCTGTCatcaacttcatcctgaagaaaaCTGCCCAAGAACAACTATATTTCATAGGACATTCTGAAGGCTCAACAGCAG GATTCATCGCATTCTCTACTTGGCCAAAATTGGCTGAAAAAGTCAAGGTATTTTTTGCCTTGGCACCTCCAATCATAGTCTCATTTGCTACAACTCCTGTCACAATATTGGCACGGTTTTCTGAAACAACATTTCAC ATGATATTTGGGAACAAAGGATTTTTTCAGTATCCTACGTTCTTAAGAAAACCATTCACAACACTCTGTGTTTATCACCCTCGATTATGTGCCAGCGTTCTATTTTTTGTGGCAGGATATAACGCCCCAAATTTAAACATG AGCCAACTTGATATATATACAGCACATAGTCCCGCTGGAACCTCGGTACAACATGTTCTTCATTGGTGTCAG CTATGGGTCTTGACTTGA